A genomic segment from Diospyros lotus cultivar Yz01 chromosome 5, ASM1463336v1, whole genome shotgun sequence encodes:
- the LOC127801375 gene encoding 50S ribosomal protein L3, chloroplastic isoform X2, whose product MATVWLSSAGAISSSARNHLHPPPPSLLLLPRSRRTFSLHSSSSSLFGFTTKLARPAKISPFSATISMSMEAGVGVMGTKLGMMTYFETDGTVVPVTVVGFKEGNIVTQVKTEATDGYNSVQVGYRRVRDRKLTKPEMGHLQKSGIIPLRHLQEFRLTAVDGFEPNQRLVFEELFKEGDLVDVSGTTIGKGFQGGIKRHNFKRGLMTHGSKSHRALGSIGAGTTPGRVYKGKKMPGRMGGTKRKIRKLKIVKIDNDLRVVMIKGAVPGKPGNLLRIAPAKIVGKNIPKS is encoded by the exons ATGGCCACCGTTTGGCTATCATCCGCCGGAGCAATCTCCTCCTCCGCCAGAAACCAC CTCCACCCTCCGCCACCATCTCTCCTCCTCCTGCCTCGCTCTCGCCGCACCTTCTCTCTgcattcttcctcttcctccctcTTCGGCTTCACCACTAAACTCGCCAGGCCAGCcaaaatcagcccattttccgCCACAATTTCCATGTCCATGGAGGCCGGTGTCGGCGTCATGGGCACCAAGCTGGGCATGATGACCTACTTCGAGACCGACGGCACCGTCGTCCCCGTCACCGTGGTGGGTTTCAAAGAGGGTAACATTGTGACCCAGGTCAAGACCGAGGCAACCGACGGCTACAACTCCGTTCAGGTCGGCTACCGGCGGGTCCGGGACCGGAAACTCACGAAGCCCGAGATGGGTCATCTCCAGAAGTCCGGCATTATCCCCTTGCGCCACCTCCAGGAGTTTCGATTGACGGCGGTGGACGGGTTCGAGCCCAACCAGCGGCTTGTCTTCGAGGAGCTGTTCAAGGAAGGAGACTTGGTTGATGTTTCCGGCACCACCATTGGCAAGGGCTTCCAAG GTGGTATCAAAAGACACAACTTTAAAAGAGGTCTTATGACTCATGGATCTAAAAGTCATAGAGCTCTTGGATCAATTGGTGCTGGGACAACTCCAGGGCGTGTTTATAAGGGTAAGAAGATGCCAGGAAGAATGGGAGGAACAAAGAGAAAGATCAGAAAGCTAAAGATCGTCAAAATTGATAATGATCTGCGTGTTGTGATGATCAAAGGAGCTGTTCCTGGTAAGCCAGGAAATCTTCTCCGCATAGCACCAGCAAAGATTGTTGGGAAGAATATTCCTAAAAGTTAG
- the LOC127801375 gene encoding 50S ribosomal protein L3, chloroplastic isoform X1: protein MATVWLSSAGAISSSARNHLHPPPPSSARNHLHPPPPSLLLLPRSRRTFSLHSSSSSLFGFTTKLARPAKISPFSATISMSMEAGVGVMGTKLGMMTYFETDGTVVPVTVVGFKEGNIVTQVKTEATDGYNSVQVGYRRVRDRKLTKPEMGHLQKSGIIPLRHLQEFRLTAVDGFEPNQRLVFEELFKEGDLVDVSGTTIGKGFQGGIKRHNFKRGLMTHGSKSHRALGSIGAGTTPGRVYKGKKMPGRMGGTKRKIRKLKIVKIDNDLRVVMIKGAVPGKPGNLLRIAPAKIVGKNIPKS from the exons ATGGCCACCGTTTGGCTATCATCCGCCGGAGCAATCTCCTCCTCCGCCAGAAACCACCTCCACCCTCCGCCACCCTCCTCCGCCAGAAACCACCTCCACCCTCCGCCACCATCTCTCCTCCTCCTGCCTCGCTCTCGCCGCACCTTCTCTCTgcattcttcctcttcctccctcTTCGGCTTCACCACTAAACTCGCCAGGCCAGCcaaaatcagcccattttccgCCACAATTTCCATGTCCATGGAGGCCGGTGTCGGCGTCATGGGCACCAAGCTGGGCATGATGACCTACTTCGAGACCGACGGCACCGTCGTCCCCGTCACCGTGGTGGGTTTCAAAGAGGGTAACATTGTGACCCAGGTCAAGACCGAGGCAACCGACGGCTACAACTCCGTTCAGGTCGGCTACCGGCGGGTCCGGGACCGGAAACTCACGAAGCCCGAGATGGGTCATCTCCAGAAGTCCGGCATTATCCCCTTGCGCCACCTCCAGGAGTTTCGATTGACGGCGGTGGACGGGTTCGAGCCCAACCAGCGGCTTGTCTTCGAGGAGCTGTTCAAGGAAGGAGACTTGGTTGATGTTTCCGGCACCACCATTGGCAAGGGCTTCCAAG GTGGTATCAAAAGACACAACTTTAAAAGAGGTCTTATGACTCATGGATCTAAAAGTCATAGAGCTCTTGGATCAATTGGTGCTGGGACAACTCCAGGGCGTGTTTATAAGGGTAAGAAGATGCCAGGAAGAATGGGAGGAACAAAGAGAAAGATCAGAAAGCTAAAGATCGTCAAAATTGATAATGATCTGCGTGTTGTGATGATCAAAGGAGCTGTTCCTGGTAAGCCAGGAAATCTTCTCCGCATAGCACCAGCAAAGATTGTTGGGAAGAATATTCCTAAAAGTTAG